In the genome of Terribacillus sp. FSL K6-0262, one region contains:
- a CDS encoding RidA family protein has translation MRNIIQTDKAPQAIGPYSQAVETAGTVYISGQIPLDPATGEMADSIEEQTDQVMKNLSAILEEANLSFDQVVKTTIFLTSLDDFAAVNEVYGRHLSEPYPARATVEVSKLPKGAKVEIEAIAVRSFNM, from the coding sequence ATGCGTAATATCATTCAAACCGACAAAGCACCACAAGCGATCGGTCCATATTCCCAGGCAGTGGAAACAGCCGGGACAGTTTATATTTCAGGGCAGATCCCGCTGGATCCGGCTACAGGGGAGATGGCAGACAGTATCGAGGAACAGACGGATCAAGTGATGAAGAATCTGTCTGCTATTTTGGAGGAAGCGAATTTGTCATTCGATCAAGTTGTCAAGACAACGATATTCCTTACCTCGTTGGATGATTTTGCAGCCGTGAATGAAGTGTATGGACGCCATTTGTCCGAGCCATATCCGGCACGTGCGACCGTGGAGGTTTCCAAACTGCCAAAAGGGGCGAAAGTGGAGATCGAAGCGATTGCTGTCCGCAGCTTCAATATGTAA
- a CDS encoding MFS transporter: MTDEQLAKRNLFIMWFANFFISASLSMIMPFLSLYISSFGTLSDREVQSWSGIIFGVTFVTAFICSPFWGKIGDRYGRKLILIISSFGMGVSILLLGFTENVWQLFMLRVFMGIFTGFIGISQAFISTQTPSHIAGRVLGTLQTGSITGMLFGPMIGGILADSIGFHGTFLLVSISVFISAVLVTFGTKEYPVKVQKGEKSHYTSKEVLTHILKDPILLVVLLLSSLIQIANFSVQPILSLYVRELHGPENLAFYSGIAFSAAGLGNLLMTRTWGKLGDRIGYVKILIGLIIAAGIVYIPGAMVGSVWELAIIRLLLGMAIGGIIPLRVAYIRHAAPLTMQGEVLGYNNSLRFLGNFIGPILGGMMAGYFGFSAVFYMTSALLIICGITLLTAHIKNGRSRAETSSI; this comes from the coding sequence ATGACGGACGAACAGCTCGCAAAACGCAACCTGTTTATCATGTGGTTCGCCAATTTCTTCATCTCGGCGAGCTTGAGTATGATCATGCCATTCCTCTCCTTATATATTTCATCATTCGGTACATTATCCGATCGGGAGGTCCAAAGCTGGTCAGGCATCATTTTCGGGGTGACTTTTGTTACCGCATTCATATGCTCGCCATTCTGGGGGAAAATCGGCGACCGATACGGACGGAAGCTTATTTTGATCATATCTTCCTTCGGCATGGGGGTTTCCATTCTCCTGCTCGGATTCACCGAAAATGTGTGGCAGTTATTCATGCTCCGTGTATTCATGGGAATCTTCACCGGATTCATCGGAATATCCCAAGCGTTCATTTCGACACAGACTCCCAGTCACATTGCCGGACGCGTGCTCGGCACCTTACAGACCGGCAGCATCACTGGTATGCTCTTCGGTCCGATGATCGGCGGCATCCTGGCCGACAGCATCGGCTTTCATGGAACATTCCTGCTTGTATCGATAAGCGTCTTCATCTCTGCCGTACTCGTCACGTTCGGAACGAAGGAATACCCAGTGAAGGTTCAAAAAGGGGAGAAATCACATTATACTTCCAAGGAAGTGCTCACACATATCCTGAAGGATCCGATTTTACTAGTCGTACTCCTTTTAAGCTCATTGATCCAGATTGCCAATTTCAGCGTCCAGCCAATCCTATCTTTATATGTCCGGGAACTGCATGGGCCTGAGAATCTAGCATTCTACTCCGGTATTGCCTTTTCGGCAGCCGGACTGGGAAATCTGCTCATGACAAGGACTTGGGGAAAGCTTGGCGACCGCATCGGATATGTCAAGATCCTGATAGGACTCATCATTGCCGCAGGTATCGTTTATATACCCGGTGCAATGGTCGGCTCGGTCTGGGAACTAGCAATCATCCGCCTGCTTCTGGGCATGGCCATCGGCGGTATCATCCCGCTGCGAGTCGCTTACATCCGGCATGCCGCTCCGCTTACCATGCAAGGAGAAGTACTCGGATATAATAACAGCCTTCGGTTCCTCGGGAACTTCATCGGTCCGATATTGGGCGGTATGATGGCTGGTTATTTCGGCTTCTCGGCCGTTTTCTATATGACAAGCGCCCTGCTTATCATTTGCGGTATCACATTGCTTACTGCTCATATTAAAAATGGCCGCTCACGGGCGGAGACTTCTTCCATTTAA
- the helD gene encoding RNA polymerase recycling motor HelD: MTEEEKDLKDEQARVARVQETIEKKREKTAGMIQGLREKVIDLRKNFWEDVTVNLDEPDDVNETQASLKQQAELLGERERTHQQIHNEVKTLDRLQRNPYFGRIDFRETGADHEEEIYVGLASLMDEKEEDFLIYDWRAPISSMYYDFSPGEASYETIEGRIQGEMTLKRQFIIRNGKLVALFDTGVTIGDSLLQYVLGGNASTEMKSIVATIQKEQNQIIRNESAANLIVQGAAGSGKTSAALQRVAYLLYHYRDRISAENIVLLSPNPLFNSYVSNVLPELGEDNMKQATFYAHMDAQLEGRETIETPFEQMEYMLLASGEEKERRLAGIQYKASLDFKHYIDDKLDEFKRAGLIFKDVSFRKQRIVSKQEIQSYFYSLSNTLPISNRAELTAAWIVEKLQLWGEWETRKDWVREEVELMEKEDYVEAFAELQKKERSETDDFEENKQEEEILRKWVVERKLRPLIKKVRKHAFINVKKSYLRMLAAERRPEMPASWPELYETTKQNLMRKYMSWEDVTPFVYFRDKVLGDRSDKSIRYVLIDEAQDYSAFQFAYLQQAFPNARMTLLGDINQAIQAHALTGENVLSGNTADSHRIELWRSYRSTRQIVDFTKELLDNAKDIQPFNRDGDLPTVIKAADEQERRRLILEKIRSLQEAGYETIAVIGKTSKESKEAHDWIKEEMEADLITETTSQYKKGLSVIPAYLAKGIEFDAVLLYDVSDESYGHESERTLLYTACTRAMHELHMYTVRNLSPFIKAAAAETYAVK; encoded by the coding sequence ATGACTGAAGAGGAGAAGGATTTAAAGGACGAACAAGCCCGCGTGGCCCGGGTCCAGGAAACGATCGAAAAGAAACGGGAAAAAACCGCAGGAATGATTCAAGGGCTCCGGGAGAAAGTGATCGATTTGCGCAAGAATTTCTGGGAGGATGTAACTGTCAACCTGGATGAGCCGGATGATGTGAATGAAACGCAGGCCAGCCTGAAGCAGCAGGCTGAGCTTCTTGGTGAACGGGAGCGGACCCATCAGCAGATCCATAATGAAGTGAAAACATTGGACCGCTTGCAGCGCAACCCTTATTTCGGCCGTATCGATTTCCGGGAAACGGGTGCTGATCATGAGGAGGAAATCTATGTCGGGCTGGCGAGTCTGATGGATGAGAAGGAAGAGGATTTCCTCATCTATGATTGGCGGGCGCCGATCTCCAGCATGTATTATGATTTTTCACCTGGAGAGGCTTCCTACGAAACGATCGAAGGCAGGATACAAGGGGAAATGACGCTGAAACGCCAGTTCATCATCCGTAATGGGAAGCTGGTTGCTTTGTTTGATACAGGGGTGACGATCGGTGACAGTCTCCTGCAGTATGTACTTGGCGGGAATGCGAGTACCGAGATGAAAAGCATCGTTGCGACCATCCAGAAAGAGCAGAATCAAATCATCCGTAACGAATCTGCCGCTAATTTGATTGTACAAGGTGCAGCGGGGAGCGGCAAAACATCGGCGGCGCTGCAGCGGGTGGCATACTTGCTGTATCACTATCGCGATCGCATCTCGGCTGAGAATATCGTGCTGCTGTCCCCGAACCCGCTGTTCAACAGCTATGTATCCAATGTCTTGCCGGAGCTTGGGGAAGATAATATGAAGCAGGCTACTTTCTATGCCCATATGGATGCCCAGCTGGAGGGCAGGGAGACGATCGAGACGCCATTTGAACAAATGGAATATATGCTGCTTGCTTCCGGGGAGGAAAAGGAGCGGAGGCTTGCTGGTATCCAGTATAAAGCAAGCTTGGATTTCAAGCATTACATCGATGACAAGCTGGACGAATTCAAGCGTGCCGGCCTCATTTTCAAGGATGTCAGCTTCCGTAAGCAGCGCATCGTGAGCAAGCAGGAAATCCAGTCTTATTTTTACAGCCTGTCCAATACTTTGCCGATTTCCAACCGGGCCGAGCTGACTGCGGCTTGGATCGTCGAAAAACTCCAGCTGTGGGGTGAATGGGAAACACGGAAGGATTGGGTTCGGGAAGAAGTCGAGCTGATGGAAAAAGAGGACTATGTCGAAGCATTTGCCGAGCTCCAGAAGAAAGAACGCTCAGAAACGGACGATTTTGAGGAGAACAAACAGGAAGAAGAAATTCTCCGGAAATGGGTTGTCGAACGGAAGCTTCGTCCCTTGATCAAGAAAGTCCGTAAGCATGCCTTCATCAATGTCAAAAAGTCATACTTGCGTATGCTGGCAGCCGAAAGACGGCCGGAAATGCCAGCTTCGTGGCCAGAGCTATATGAAACGACGAAGCAGAATCTCATGCGGAAATATATGAGCTGGGAAGATGTGACGCCATTCGTATATTTCCGTGATAAGGTGCTGGGGGATCGCTCGGATAAGTCCATCCGTTATGTGCTCATCGATGAAGCGCAGGATTATTCGGCGTTCCAGTTCGCCTATTTGCAGCAGGCTTTCCCGAATGCGAGGATGACATTGCTTGGTGATATCAATCAGGCGATTCAGGCGCATGCTTTGACAGGGGAGAATGTGCTCTCTGGCAATACAGCCGACAGTCATCGAATCGAGCTGTGGCGCAGCTATCGTTCGACAAGGCAGATAGTCGACTTCACGAAGGAGCTCTTGGATAACGCCAAGGATATACAGCCTTTCAACCGCGATGGTGATTTGCCGACAGTGATAAAAGCAGCTGACGAGCAGGAAAGGCGCCGGCTGATTCTGGAGAAGATCCGATCTTTGCAGGAAGCTGGTTACGAAACGATTGCAGTGATTGGCAAGACCAGCAAGGAGAGCAAAGAAGCGCATGATTGGATCAAGGAAGAAATGGAAGCAGATCTGATTACCGAAACGACTTCCCAATACAAAAAAGGTTTATCGGTGATCCCGGCATATCTGGCCAAGGGTATCGAATTCGATGCTGTCCTATTGTATGATGTCTCGGATGAGTCGTACGGCCATGAATCGGAGCGTACCTTGCTTTACACAGCATGTACAAGAGCGATGCATGAATTGCATATGTATACTGTCAGGAACTTGAGTCCATTTATCAAAGCGGCAGCTGCCGAAACGTATGCAGTCAAATAA
- a CDS encoding anion permease gives MADSSSKSKREVKWIPLLITILIGVILWFIPSPDGVKAEAWHLFAIFVATIIGLIIKPMPMGSVAILSLTAIVLTKTLGLEEALSGFQNSTIWLIVIAFFISRGFIKTGLGSRIAYLFVRLFGKKTLGLSYSLIGSDLILSPAMPSNTARAGGIIFPIIQSLSNSYGSRSGDGTERKIGSFLTFTSYQGNGITSAMFLTAMAANPLAASAAESVTGQSISWGSWILASIVPGIISLIVIPFVIFKLYPPEIKETPKATEMATVKLQSMGKLKRSEWYMIAVFLLLLVLWIFGENFGIGSTTAAFIGLVVLLLTEVLTWSDIKQEQGAWDTLVWFAVLVMMANYLNELGLVPWFSDIMSDVVSTLSWPVALLILAVVYFYSHYFFASNTAHVSAMYAAFLSVVVAAGAPPLLSALLLAFFSNLFGCLTHYGSGPAPVFFGAGFVSQQKWWGLGFLISIIHLIVWIGIGGLWWKLIGLW, from the coding sequence ATGGCTGATTCATCAAGCAAATCAAAACGGGAAGTCAAATGGATTCCACTTCTGATCACCATATTGATCGGCGTAATCCTTTGGTTCATCCCTTCACCAGATGGTGTAAAAGCCGAAGCATGGCATCTGTTCGCCATCTTCGTCGCGACGATCATCGGTTTGATCATTAAACCAATGCCGATGGGAAGCGTCGCCATCCTATCTTTGACAGCGATTGTGCTGACAAAAACACTTGGTCTGGAGGAAGCACTGAGCGGATTCCAGAACAGCACGATCTGGCTCATCGTCATTGCCTTCTTCATTTCCAGAGGCTTTATCAAAACAGGACTCGGATCAAGGATTGCTTATTTATTCGTCCGCCTGTTTGGTAAAAAGACATTGGGCTTGTCTTATTCCTTGATCGGAAGTGATTTGATCCTGTCACCGGCTATGCCGTCCAATACAGCACGTGCCGGCGGTATCATCTTCCCGATCATCCAGTCATTGTCCAATTCCTATGGATCCAGGAGCGGAGATGGCACGGAGCGGAAAATCGGTTCCTTCCTGACTTTCACGTCCTATCAAGGAAACGGCATCACTTCCGCCATGTTCCTGACAGCAATGGCAGCAAACCCATTGGCAGCCAGCGCTGCGGAAAGCGTCACTGGTCAATCGATCTCATGGGGAAGCTGGATCCTTGCTTCCATCGTCCCTGGTATCATCAGTTTGATCGTCATTCCATTCGTCATCTTCAAGCTGTATCCTCCTGAAATCAAGGAGACACCGAAGGCGACTGAAATGGCAACCGTGAAACTGCAGAGCATGGGCAAGCTGAAGCGTTCCGAATGGTATATGATCGCTGTTTTCCTATTGCTGCTTGTATTATGGATTTTCGGCGAAAACTTCGGTATCGGTTCTACGACTGCCGCTTTCATCGGTCTTGTCGTGCTATTGCTTACGGAAGTATTGACTTGGTCCGATATCAAGCAGGAACAAGGTGCATGGGATACACTCGTTTGGTTCGCCGTGCTTGTCATGATGGCGAATTACCTGAATGAACTTGGTCTTGTACCTTGGTTCAGCGATATCATGAGTGATGTCGTAAGCACACTATCCTGGCCGGTTGCATTGCTGATTTTGGCTGTCGTGTATTTCTACTCCCATTACTTCTTTGCGAGTAACACAGCCCACGTCAGCGCGATGTATGCCGCCTTCCTTTCCGTCGTTGTGGCAGCTGGCGCGCCGCCATTATTATCAGCGTTATTGCTGGCTTTCTTCAGCAACTTGTTCGGCTGTCTGACACACTATGGCAGCGGCCCTGCCCCGGTATTCTTCGGCGCAGGCTTCGTTTCCCAGCAAAAATGGTGGGGGCTTGGTTTCCTCATCTCCATCATCCACCTTATCGTCTGGATCGGAATTGGCGGACTGTGGTGGAAACTGATCGGTCTATGGTAA
- a CDS encoding NAD(P)-dependent oxidoreductase: protein MIGFIGLGIMGENMAANLLEKGERLVVFNRTKEKAHALMDKGAVWADSPREVGEQADIVFTMLTDPGAVQAVIFGEDGLFSGMKKNGLWVDASTVKPAFTKEMAKAARAHDIRFVDAPVSGSKAPAQQGKLHFLVGGDEKDVKEITPLLEKMGQSIQYMGGNGNGSATKLAVNMLLVQSLTGLSEAVSFGEAVGLDREHLMDVLLALPVTSDIQAGKRDTILNQDFDPQFPLEHAYKDLQQISETAYEAGAPLPMTNSVKELYALAKKNGYGKQDVAAVYALLARD from the coding sequence ATGATCGGATTTATCGGACTAGGAATAATGGGAGAAAACATGGCTGCCAATCTGCTGGAAAAGGGAGAGCGATTAGTCGTTTTCAACCGTACAAAAGAGAAAGCACACGCGTTGATGGACAAAGGTGCTGTCTGGGCTGACTCGCCTCGTGAAGTCGGGGAGCAAGCTGATATCGTATTTACGATGCTGACAGATCCAGGAGCAGTCCAAGCTGTCATCTTTGGTGAAGACGGACTTTTCAGCGGCATGAAAAAGAATGGCTTATGGGTCGATGCGAGCACTGTCAAGCCCGCTTTCACGAAGGAGATGGCAAAAGCAGCTCGAGCTCATGATATCCGCTTTGTCGATGCACCCGTTTCCGGATCCAAGGCACCGGCTCAGCAAGGAAAGCTGCACTTCCTTGTCGGCGGTGATGAAAAGGATGTAAAAGAAATCACCCCACTGCTTGAGAAAATGGGACAAAGCATCCAATACATGGGTGGAAATGGCAATGGTTCAGCTACCAAATTGGCAGTCAATATGCTGCTCGTCCAATCCTTGACCGGTTTATCTGAAGCTGTCAGCTTCGGTGAAGCAGTCGGTCTGGATCGGGAGCATTTGATGGATGTCCTGCTTGCCTTGCCAGTGACGAGTGATATCCAAGCCGGTAAGCGGGATACGATTCTCAATCAAGATTTCGACCCCCAATTCCCTTTGGAACATGCATACAAGGACTTACAGCAGATTTCAGAAACAGCCTATGAAGCAGGTGCTCCCCTCCCGATGACCAACAGCGTCAAGGAACTGTACGCATTGGCGAAAAAGAACGGCTATGGCAAGCAAGATGTCGCCGCCGTTTATGCACTTTTGGCAAGGGATTGA
- a CDS encoding LLM class flavin-dependent oxidoreductase, translating into MKLSILDQSRIKEDGSAAEALEETVRLAELADQLGYTRFWVSEHHSGSLAHSSPELMMGHLAARTSRIRIGSGGVMLPHYSAYKVAENARLLEALHPGRIDLGIGRAPGGMPAAKRALQEHKSVPEDWYDQQIRDLLHYLDIRKEDKHRFGDLRAMPEIGTAPSVWLLGGSAGSAGLAAYHGIGFAYAQFIRGEKDAAVLDVYRKSFRKNEQEPQMMVSLFLFCAETTEAAEALAKSHEVASLLQEQGRPVKGMLRPDTASAYKLSPYEKERLEDNRPTMVIGTPDEVLQQLDELENYYGAEVEFMLTSPVYEEKARQNGFRLLMEAHRRRSYSV; encoded by the coding sequence ATGAAGCTTAGTATATTGGATCAATCCCGGATCAAAGAAGATGGCAGTGCGGCAGAAGCACTGGAGGAAACGGTGCGGCTGGCTGAGCTGGCGGATCAGCTTGGCTATACACGATTCTGGGTTTCCGAGCATCACAGCGGCAGCCTGGCGCATAGCAGTCCAGAGCTTATGATGGGTCATCTGGCTGCACGGACGAGCCGCATCCGTATCGGTTCAGGCGGTGTCATGCTGCCTCATTATAGTGCGTATAAAGTGGCAGAAAATGCAAGATTGCTTGAAGCGCTCCATCCAGGAAGAATCGATCTTGGCATCGGAAGGGCGCCTGGTGGTATGCCGGCTGCGAAAAGAGCATTGCAGGAGCATAAATCTGTGCCGGAGGATTGGTATGATCAGCAGATACGGGACCTGCTTCATTACCTGGATATAAGAAAAGAAGACAAGCATCGGTTCGGCGACTTGCGGGCGATGCCTGAAATCGGCACCGCCCCATCTGTATGGCTGCTCGGCGGCAGTGCCGGAAGTGCAGGGCTTGCTGCGTATCATGGAATCGGATTCGCCTATGCGCAATTCATCCGTGGGGAAAAGGATGCAGCGGTGCTGGATGTATATCGAAAATCCTTCCGGAAGAATGAACAGGAGCCGCAAATGATGGTCAGTCTCTTCCTTTTCTGTGCAGAAACGACGGAAGCTGCAGAAGCCTTGGCCAAAAGTCATGAGGTTGCCTCGCTTTTGCAGGAGCAGGGAAGACCAGTGAAAGGGATGCTCCGCCCGGATACAGCGTCAGCCTATAAGCTGTCTCCTTATGAAAAGGAGCGCCTGGAAGACAACCGCCCGACCATGGTGATCGGGACACCTGATGAAGTACTTCAGCAATTGGATGAGCTGGAGAACTATTACGGAGCGGAGGTCGAGTTCATGCTGACCAGCCCCGTTTATGAAGAGAAAGCAAGACAAAATGGGTTCCGCCTGTTGATGGAGGCCCATCGGCGCCGCAGTTATTCTGTTTGA
- a CDS encoding LLM class flavin-dependent oxidoreductase, with protein MKYAYWQPVSNSWLRHVEDGGPLRLTCVQEIAHMAETLGFDAVFLPDTYLYQGKNADQKLDFWETAGAIAEATDKLHIMAAVRPSIDQPAEAAKQAVKIDGISNSRFSLAVVSFLREEERKRQAGDIEGTEEFYLQTEEFFEVLRGVWTAGSYTYDGLYYQVEHVDHLPAGKKKEISPLYAGGESDYLRQTIAETCDAYVMKGGTVQEVASMIADMQIRREASGKSAFTEFGMTAYVICRDSEEEAIQEWERITSSDYEAYVTEEELAQKSRISDDAVSARGLRPNFVGTPMQIAQRILAYEHAGVSLLLLQFSPQKREMERFAKEVIPLVEEMREDSI; from the coding sequence ATGAAATATGCATACTGGCAGCCAGTTTCAAACAGCTGGCTGCGTCATGTGGAGGATGGGGGGCCGCTGCGTTTGACGTGTGTCCAAGAAATAGCGCATATGGCGGAAACCTTGGGGTTCGATGCCGTATTCCTTCCAGATACTTACCTATACCAAGGGAAAAATGCCGATCAGAAGCTGGACTTTTGGGAAACGGCTGGAGCGATAGCAGAAGCAACCGATAAATTGCATATCATGGCAGCGGTCCGGCCCAGTATCGATCAGCCGGCAGAAGCTGCCAAGCAGGCGGTGAAGATCGACGGAATCAGCAATAGCCGCTTTTCCCTGGCAGTCGTTTCATTTCTGCGTGAAGAGGAAAGAAAGCGTCAAGCTGGCGATATAGAAGGAACGGAGGAATTCTATCTCCAGACAGAAGAATTCTTCGAAGTACTGCGGGGAGTCTGGACTGCCGGCAGCTACACATACGATGGGCTGTACTATCAAGTGGAGCATGTCGATCATTTGCCTGCCGGAAAGAAAAAAGAGATTTCCCCTTTATATGCAGGCGGGGAAAGCGACTACTTACGACAGACAATTGCCGAGACATGTGATGCGTATGTCATGAAGGGCGGCACAGTGCAGGAAGTGGCCAGTATGATTGCCGATATGCAGATTCGCCGGGAAGCATCTGGCAAGTCCGCGTTCACGGAGTTTGGCATGACAGCTTATGTCATATGCCGTGACTCAGAGGAAGAAGCCATCCAGGAATGGGAAAGGATTACCAGTTCCGACTATGAAGCATATGTAACGGAGGAGGAGCTGGCGCAGAAAAGCAGGATAAGTGACGATGCTGTTTCTGCCAGAGGACTGCGGCCAAACTTTGTCGGGACACCGATGCAGATTGCACAGCGGATACTGGCTTATGAGCACGCAGGTGTCAGCCTATTGCTGCTTCAGTTTTCCCCGCAAAAACGAGAGATGGAGCGTTTCGCCAAAGAAGTCATCCCATTGGTGGAGGAAATGCGGGAAGATTCCATTTAA
- a CDS encoding NUDIX domain-containing protein, whose translation MELLTIFDGQHREIGVKERQAVHRDGDWHETFHCWFVEHDGTEPYIYLQQRSANKSEFPGKYDITAAGHLGSGETPVIGGLREIQEELGVTLQESDLFYKGIIQEELFAKDLIDREFCHQFFYYLEELPEILLNEEVIQIVRMKVNDLERLVEGKAKSVEAEIVAGAPCQRIEITHEELCPHQLDYYREVIMICHT comes from the coding sequence ATGGAGCTATTGACGATTTTCGATGGGCAGCACCGGGAAATAGGAGTGAAAGAAAGACAGGCAGTCCATCGCGATGGGGACTGGCATGAGACTTTCCACTGCTGGTTCGTGGAGCATGATGGTACAGAACCATACATTTATCTACAGCAGCGTTCTGCTAATAAAAGCGAATTTCCCGGGAAATACGACATTACTGCAGCTGGTCATCTGGGAAGCGGCGAAACGCCCGTAATAGGCGGCTTACGTGAGATACAGGAAGAATTGGGTGTCACGCTTCAGGAAAGTGATCTATTTTATAAAGGTATCATCCAAGAGGAATTATTCGCCAAGGATCTGATCGATCGGGAGTTCTGTCATCAATTTTTCTATTACTTGGAAGAATTGCCGGAGATCTTGCTGAATGAAGAAGTGATACAGATTGTCAGGATGAAGGTGAATGACTTGGAAAGACTCGTGGAAGGCAAAGCGAAAAGCGTGGAAGCGGAAATCGTTGCGGGAGCTCCCTGTCAGCGAATCGAGATTACACATGAAGAACTTTGCCCTCATCAGCTTGATTATTATCGGGAAGTCATCATGATCTGCCATACATAA
- a CDS encoding aminopeptidase gives MQFEQKLAKYAELLLHIGLNVKQGQDLMIVADLAAAPFTKIVAEKAYEAGLRDVIVDYQDDNITKAKVKHARKEDLDYFTPFRGRVYEELAAADTAFLELKTPNPSLFDGIDPERVARYTKAMGAARQGYQAHKTNGRVNWLIASVPTVEWAESVFPDRKGQAAVDKLWDAIFFTTRSDQENTVELWEQHVAAMKKNADHLNARDYRKLHYTGPGTDLTIELHPESFWTCAEFMKEDGSTYIPNLPTEEVFTIPVKNGVNGTVSSTKPLNYAGTLLENFSLTFENGKVVDFSAEKGYDTLKNLLDTDEGARFLGEVALVPHQSPISQSGIVFNNTLFDENASCHLALGQAIGMCVKDARSKSKEELESIGFNYSLAHVDFMVGSGELSITGETPDGTIEPIFEKGNWAF, from the coding sequence ATGCAATTCGAACAAAAATTAGCAAAGTACGCCGAGCTTTTACTGCACATCGGCTTGAATGTAAAGCAAGGGCAGGATCTGATGATAGTTGCAGATTTGGCAGCTGCGCCATTTACAAAGATCGTTGCCGAGAAAGCCTATGAAGCTGGCTTGCGGGATGTCATCGTCGATTATCAGGATGATAACATCACGAAAGCAAAAGTGAAGCATGCCCGGAAAGAGGACTTGGATTACTTCACACCTTTCCGCGGCCGTGTCTATGAAGAATTGGCAGCAGCCGATACTGCCTTCCTGGAGCTGAAGACGCCGAATCCATCTCTTTTTGATGGTATCGATCCGGAAAGGGTCGCCCGCTATACGAAAGCAATGGGCGCAGCCAGACAAGGCTATCAAGCTCACAAGACGAATGGACGCGTCAACTGGCTCATCGCTTCCGTTCCGACTGTCGAATGGGCTGAATCGGTCTTCCCTGATCGGAAAGGACAAGCAGCAGTCGATAAGCTATGGGATGCAATCTTCTTCACTACCCGCTCCGATCAGGAAAATACGGTCGAGCTATGGGAACAGCATGTCGCGGCAATGAAGAAAAACGCTGATCATTTGAATGCACGCGACTATCGCAAGCTGCATTATACCGGTCCTGGAACCGATTTGACGATTGAACTGCATCCGGAATCCTTCTGGACTTGTGCAGAATTCATGAAAGAAGATGGCTCTACATATATACCAAACCTTCCAACAGAAGAAGTTTTTACCATTCCGGTAAAAAATGGAGTGAATGGGACAGTCAGCAGTACGAAACCTTTGAATTATGCCGGCACTTTGCTTGAGAACTTTTCACTAACTTTCGAAAATGGCAAAGTCGTCGATTTCTCAGCAGAAAAAGGCTATGACACGCTCAAGAATCTGCTGGATACCGATGAAGGCGCACGCTTCCTTGGGGAGGTTGCGCTCGTGCCGCATCAATCACCGATTTCCCAATCCGGCATCGTCTTCAACAACACATTATTCGATGAGAATGCTTCCTGCCATTTGGCACTTGGACAAGCAATCGGCATGTGCGTGAAGGATGCCCGCAGCAAATCGAAAGAGGAATTGGAGTCGATCGGATTCAACTACAGTCTGGCACATGTTGATTTCATGGTCGGTTCCGGGGAATTATCCATCACAGGCGAAACGCCGGATGGCACAATCGAACCCATCTTCGAAAAAGGGAATTGGGCTTTCTGA
- a CDS encoding 2OG-Fe dioxygenase family protein, producing MHALKKQGYSIYDLQKDLAYDGMEKDLAEIQAVFDTLPADSYAPELNRYRRYSRAIIFDKDNRLEWLPGIERENGSMAQYFQGRFNPEYVDSYREFPSLPDHILENELLQKIIMHDYHETFWRKEDLILPVHAGVHFVKLEVTEDGQEGVSSPNLIHQDGEPFTFAHLIKRDNVVGGLNIIATPECAGKLPEDADSSQFHESFEIHRPLESYGVHDEAVSHYVSPIRKGDANRPGVRAVLLIDFQPTVLA from the coding sequence ATGCATGCATTAAAGAAACAAGGATACAGCATATATGATTTACAAAAGGATCTCGCGTATGACGGGATGGAGAAGGATTTAGCCGAGATACAGGCTGTTTTTGATACATTGCCTGCCGACAGCTATGCACCGGAACTGAACCGTTACCGCCGTTACTCCCGGGCAATCATCTTCGATAAAGACAATCGATTGGAATGGCTGCCGGGGATCGAACGGGAGAATGGAAGCATGGCGCAGTATTTCCAGGGCCGCTTCAATCCGGAATATGTCGATTCATATCGGGAATTCCCATCACTTCCCGACCATATCCTGGAAAATGAACTGTTGCAGAAAATCATCATGCATGATTATCACGAAACATTCTGGCGTAAAGAGGATCTGATCCTGCCGGTTCATGCTGGTGTTCATTTTGTCAAGCTTGAGGTGACGGAGGATGGACAAGAGGGTGTATCCTCCCCGAACTTGATCCATCAGGACGGTGAGCCATTCACATTCGCCCATCTTATCAAACGCGACAATGTGGTTGGGGGCCTTAATATCATTGCGACTCCTGAATGTGCTGGCAAGCTGCCGGAAGATGCAGATTCCAGTCAATTCCACGAGAGCTTCGAGATTCATCGGCCGCTGGAGTCCTACGGGGTACATGACGAGGCAGTCAGTCACTACGTGAGCCCGATCAGAAAAGGGGACGCAAACCGCCCGGGTGTCCGTGCTGTCCTCTTGATCGATTTCCAGCCGACTGTACTGGCCTGA